The following are encoded together in the Lathyrus oleraceus cultivar Zhongwan6 chromosome 3, CAAS_Psat_ZW6_1.0, whole genome shotgun sequence genome:
- the LOC127128035 gene encoding myb-related protein 315, which produces MGRQPCCDKVGLKRGPWTIEEDHKLVSFILNNGIHCWRVVPKLAGLLRCGKSCRLRWINYLRPDLKRGGFTEMEEDQIIQLHARLGNRWSKIASHFPGRTDNEIKNHWNTRIKKKLKCLGLDVVNLKPIEQKQQTDDNDDDDKEKTNQQVNVSERIEENAESIKSLDSETELKREENKVAWDDSDELLNKFEMLCSNLELGTWISQDTNISTTTNSVSSSSMSLDDTSHISIDESSYFQQNSLHQWVDNMDSILSWDAFNPLDQDISFFEK; this is translated from the exons ATGGGAAGACAACCATGTTGTGATAAGGTTGGTTTGAAGAGAGGACCCTGGACTATTGAGGAAGATCATAAGCTTGTGAGTTTTATCCTTAATAATGGGATTCATTGTTGGAGAGTGGTTCCTAAACTTGCAG GTCTTTTAAGATGTGGAAAAAGTTGTAGATTGAGATGGATTAATTATCTTAGGCCAGACCTTAAGAGAGGTGGATTTACTGAAATGGAAGAGGATCAAATTATTCAACTGCATGCACGTCTCGGTAATAG GTGGTCAAAAATTGCTTCACATTTTCCTGGGAGAACAGACAATGAAATTAAGAACCATTGGAACACAAGAATCAAGAAGAAGCTAAAGTGTCTTGGTTTGGATGTTGTGAACCTAAAACCAATTGAGCAAAAGCAACAAActgatgataatgatgatgatgacaAAGAAAAAACTAACCAACAAGTAAATGTTTCAGAAAGGATTGAAGAAAATGCGGAGAGTATTAAATCCTTGGATAGTGAAACGGAATTGAAAAGAGAAGAAAACAAAGTGGCTTGGGATGATAGTGATGAACTTTTAAACAAGTTCGAAATGCTATGTTCAAATTTGGAATTGGGGACATGGATAAGCCAAGACACCAACATTAGTACTACTACAAATTCTGTTTCTAGTTCTTCTATGTCTTTGGATGATACTAGCCACATTTCTATTGACGAATCCTCTTACTTTCAACAAAATTCATTACACCAATGGGTTGATAATATGGATTCCATTCTCTCATGGGATGCTTTCAATCCACTTGATCAAGATATTTCTTTTTTCGAAAAATAG